One genomic window of Pocillopora verrucosa isolate sample1 chromosome 8, ASM3666991v2, whole genome shotgun sequence includes the following:
- the LOC131798620 gene encoding FMN-dependent NADH:quinone oxidoreductase-like has translation MVVSTALSSCVEHSLHFFRNVFRAIPIRHCSYISAFEGEVKSSGDLHLTNGRVQILHLNSSGSDERSYTGMASRTFLTAYKSKHADHIVQDINLWDKELLQYDLSHVASKMRMVSGQDEPSDKVNFEPVERMIKTLFSADKLVVSCPMWNYSIPYVLKQYIDCVVQPGLTFRETSTGPQGLLTNRPLLLITSSGGDYSTGQMKMLDYQVPYLKDIFGLIGFTDVRHIYIKNTAHEKRDKLLTFIESSCLEAAAKF, from the coding sequence ATGGTGGTCAGTACAGCACTTTCTTCCTGCGTAGAGCACAGTTTGCATTTCTTCAGGAATGTATTTAGGGCTATACCCATCAGACACTGTTCTTACATTTCAGCATTTGAAGGGGAAGTCAAGTCAAGTGGTGATTTACACCTAACGAATGGCCGAGTACAAATACTTCATCTAAACTCTTCAGGTTCAGATGAGAGGTCATATACTGGGATGGCCTCGAGAACATTCCTTACTGCCTATAAATCAAAGCATGCTGATCATATTGTTCAAGATATAAACCTGTGGGATAAGGAACTTTTACAATACGATTTATCACACGTGGCCAGCAAGATGCGAATGGTGAGTGGTCAAGATGAACCATCAGACAAAGTGAATTTTGAACCAGTGGAAAGGATgataaaaactttattttcgGCAGATAAGCTGGTTGTGTCGTGTCCAATGTGGAATTACAGCATCCCATATGTTTTGAAACAGTACATAGATTGCGTTGTTCAACCTGGATTGACCTTCAGGGAAACATCAACTGGTCCACAAGGACTGTTAACGAACAGACCGTTATTACTTATAACCTCGTCCGGGGGGGACTATTCTACAGGCCAGATGAAAATGCTTGACTATCAGGTCCCTTACTTAAAGGATATATTTGGCTTGATTGGATTTACTGATGTTAGACATATTTATATAAAGAACACAGCACATGAGAAGCGAGATAAACTGTTGACTTTCATTGAATCAAGCTGCCTGGAAGCAGCTGCAAAATTTTGA